From the genome of Ziziphus jujuba cultivar Dongzao chromosome 4, ASM3175591v1:
agggccaaaatgaacacaacagtgagaactgaagtgtaccaggaaggaatcatgtgtgggctatgttgtcatttacacaaaagatgaaatggttcaaagatatcgcttctaccataagtcagtaaagaaaatgtagtctctcaagggaaggttcaaagagtaacatttacctatcctatgcaggttccgactatagagctttaccactagggtcatgtttgtatttttaaatcaaatcattcatgtggggggtTGTTAAagttgggcctaggcccacaagtgtgaatgatttgggttttCGGTTGTTgagtttttttataataatttttatttaaatcaaataatatttttgataatagtgggagagagttttacgggagaataactccttggtgagagtttgaaggttgcACGTACTGCaacgttcttttcaatttttatttttggaaggaaatacaataaaaaaattgaggaaaaaaagggttttttcaTAGTTTaacgaaataataaaaaaaaaaacagtggtaaagtgaagatacacagagagttcgaagagaaaagcttcaaaggtactgaatctgaaagcttttgtagCCGTTGTATCATGGGAGACGTTtgctacaaaactcctgcaccggtgggcgtaaaacgtcttaaggacattgtggtatcacacaggcctcggttaacctttctagaaagcagatcaatttcaaggacctacaggttctaaaatgctttatttattttatatttattttatttattttgtattaaattgtccacatgtatttatatatatttatatatgatattttcccAACAGATCTTTACTTCTTTAGGTCAGGTTAAATTTCTGCGCATTATCTTCCCAAAATAATAATGGTATTATGACTTTTGAtgcaataaaaagaataatgaaCGTTAAATAAATGTTTGGTGAAGTAGTTAATGGAAATGACTAAAAAGacactttatttttaataagcCAATCCTTATGTCATATTCATAAACTAGAAGATTACTTATTAAACAAGCTAAGATTACTTTTCATGTTCAgcttctataaatatttaattgagtTATTTTTAGATATTACCCTTTTACTTTTTTAGTGCACCTTATAGTTATACACACataaatatttatctatatatatatatatatatatatattataatgcatTACTGACAtatatagaatcaaattaaCCAATAAGTTCATAAAAAAATGGAGGCCAGATTATTATTACAACTACAGTATATGCTTTCTCACAACCCACATGATTGATATAACAAGAAGTAGGCGGATACTGATATAAATCACTCACTTTTCTTGCCTAAACTAAATTTATGAAGGTTTTGATGCTCCAAACCTTGCCGGCTTGCCCTATACAACAACAGTAGGAAAAACAGATCCATGCCATCTACAAATGCATAGCACCAGGGATATCAATCCACTGTAGCTGAAGTTCTATTTCCCCACATTCAACATTTCTGAGTCTGAGAACCATGTTTTGGACAACTTTTCCATTGGAGAAGACAATGGAGCTCTCTTCTGCTAGACAGTTCTGCCTGTTTGGTCTTACTTTTGAAATTATTGTTCCATCAGGGAGACCTTCCAATCGCATTGATATTACTTTGAGAAATGGACAAATATCAAACTCTGCATCACCCAGTTTGTCATCGAAAGAGAATGTGTCTCTGTCATACACAAACTGCAATcaaattgaaatgaaaattgTCATTAAAATGTGCGTATAAATGGAAAGATCGAAAAGGGTTTTGATTCTTTGCGCTTTGGATATATTGAGATTTTGATACTTACCAGCTTGATTGGGATATTTGGATCTGATATTGAAAGAGTTAAAAGTTCATTCCACTCTGGATTCACATTCCTCTTCACCACACGAGTCTTCAACTTCTGTATTTAACACAATCAgagaattcaaacaaaacattagttttatttatttttatttttttatttttttccaaatgaaagaaaatatcaaGATCCAAGTTCCTCTTTTTGTTCATGATTTTGGGTATTACAGAATATGCATAGGGGGTTGAAACGTTCGCTTGGGTTttgaataaaattcaattagtTATACTTATATGGCAAAATTTTAAAGCATTATCCCTTGGAGACTTTCAGATTAGTtggctattttttattttgttgttaatgaagaattttttattttttattttttattttttttggggggtaaggTTTTGAAAACAGATAATATGAGAGTTTGTAGCCAAGGCTTTGTGTACTTGATAagtggaaaataatttttttttttttcataaaagtaAAAGATTCTATATTTATTGCTGATTTGAAGTGTACCACAGAAAGCAAGAGATTTAACccactaaaataatatatttttagcctTGTCTAGAAGAAAGATTTGGAACCCAATTTGTAAACTAACAAAATCCCTGGTACCATAAATCTCAGTACAACCAACCCCAACCAAACAAAACCCAATAccctaaaaaccaaaaaaccaagCTCCCAGAAACCAAATTgatgcaagcaatgcaagaacaaaaacaaacaaacagctTTACTAAAATCCCAAAGAGAAAAATACCATTTAAGCCAAAATAAACCGAAGACCTTACAAACATCAAAATCCAAGCACTCAATAACCCATATTGATCCAACAAATGCATGAcagaaaacgaaaagaaaagcCACATTACCTGCTTGCCCATCTTGACAATAACATAGGGATCACTGCTTCTCATATCTCTAACAGCAAGATTAACTCCTCTTTGGATGTGAATTCTTAAAAGACCCAAAATTTTCTCCATTCAACCAAAGCTTAGATCTTTTAATCACAGAATTGGAACAAGAACCAACTAAATTCCCGAGGAAGCAAAGAAGCTTTTGGGTTTTTGTTCTTGGATCTAAAAGCCTCAGACTCTCTCCGGTGAACAGTGAAGTGGAGGATATCAGTTTGCAATGTGA
Proteins encoded in this window:
- the LOC107416402 gene encoding protein C2-DOMAIN ABA-RELATED 5, which gives rise to MEKILGLLRIHIQRGVNLAVRDMRSSDPYVIVKMGKQKLKTRVVKRNVNPEWNELLTLSISDPNIPIKLFVYDRDTFSFDDKLGDAEFDICPFLKVISMRLEGLPDGTIISKVRPNRQNCLAEESSIVFSNGKVVQNMVLRLRNVECGEIELQLQWIDIPGAMHL